In Paenibacillus sp. G2S3, a single window of DNA contains:
- a CDS encoding DUF2161 family putative PD-(D/E)XK-type phosphodiesterase — MLQHNYYGWFHRVSRGRYTLTPAGQAALVEYAAITGGASNDSNHLSN, encoded by the coding sequence ATGCTGCAGCACAACTACTACGGCTGGTTTCACCGTGTCAGCCGTGGACGCTATACCCTGACCCCAGCCGGTCAGGCCGCGCTAGTGGAATACGCCGCTATAACTGGCGGCGCCTCCAATGACAGCAATCATCTCAGTAATTAG
- a CDS encoding DUF2161 family putative PD-(D/E)XK-type phosphodiesterase, with protein MAVRHETELYAPLKVFFEKQGYSIKGEVRTCDLVGIREDLEHPLIVEMKKSFNLALLLQGVERLKLSPTVYLAVERVRDKKGAVNQRWGELSGLCRRLGLGLVTVVFYKTKAPLVEVLVEPDETPPAQRSNKRRRERLLYEFRERSGDYNIGGSTRVKLVTAYREKALRVALSLQAAEAEAAVAAEKAAAKASLAAARRSAAGTAERAPALSSAPEGHAAGNTAAQEQRRLAREAVPLALPQALARPGSLRPSCGSVAAYRTPPLCCSTTTTAGFTVSAVDAIP; from the coding sequence ATGGCGGTACGACATGAAACGGAGCTGTATGCTCCTTTAAAGGTTTTTTTTGAAAAGCAAGGATACAGCATCAAGGGTGAGGTTCGGACTTGCGACTTGGTGGGTATTCGTGAGGATTTAGAGCACCCTCTAATCGTAGAGATGAAAAAATCGTTCAACCTCGCCTTGCTTCTGCAAGGGGTGGAGCGGCTAAAACTCAGTCCTACGGTCTATCTCGCAGTGGAACGTGTCCGTGATAAAAAAGGAGCGGTAAACCAGCGCTGGGGCGAGCTTAGCGGGTTATGCCGCCGTCTCGGTCTCGGACTGGTCACCGTTGTTTTTTATAAGACCAAAGCCCCGCTGGTCGAGGTGCTCGTCGAGCCGGACGAGACGCCGCCAGCGCAGCGCAGCAACAAGCGGCGGCGCGAGCGCCTGCTCTATGAGTTTCGCGAGCGCAGCGGAGACTACAACATCGGTGGCAGCACGCGCGTCAAGCTCGTGACGGCCTACCGCGAGAAAGCGCTGCGTGTCGCGCTTTCTCTGCAAGCAGCGGAGGCGGAAGCCGCCGTCGCTGCCGAGAAGGCCGCTGCGAAGGCTTCGCTCGCAGCGGCCCGACGTTCAGCGGCAGGCACCGCTGAACGAGCCCCGGCGCTGAGCTCAGCGCCGGAGGGGCATGCTGCCGGGAACACGGCAGCACAGGAGCAGCGGCGGCTGGCACGCGAAGCGGTGCCCCTAGCGCTGCCTCAAGCGCTCGCTCGGCCGGGATCTCTCCGGCCGAGCTGCGGAAGCGTAGCGGCGTACCGAACGCCGCCGCTATGCTGCAGCACAACTACTACGGCTGGTTTCACCGTGTCAGCCGTGGACGCTATACCCTGA
- a CDS encoding PrkA family serine protein kinase, giving the protein MDIFERIASYRAENDRLAWSGTFKQYIELLRKDPSPAKTAHSRVYDMIKSHGVEDINGRKRYKFFEQEIFGLDRAVEKLVEEYFHSAARRLDVRKRILLLMGPVSGGKSTLVTLLKRGLEQYSRTDAGAVYAIEGCPMHEDPLHLIPLELRPEIEKELGVRIEGNLCPSCQMRLRNDYAGDIEQVKVARVILSEEERVGIGTFSPSDPKSQDIADLTGSIDFSTITEFGSESDPRAYRFDGELNKANRGLMEFQEMLKCDEKFLWNLLSLTQEGNFKAGRFALISADEMIIAHTNETEYKSFISNKKNEALQSRMIVMPVPYNLRVSEEEKIYAKLIAQSDMNHVHIAPHALRAAAIFSILTRLKESKKQGMDLIKKLRMYDGEEVEGYKEADLKEMQTEYLDEGMSGIDPRYVINRISSALIKGDLQCMNALDVLRAIKDGLDQHPSITKEERERYLNFISIARKEYDILAKSEVQKAFVYSFEESAKTLFENYLDNIEAFCNWSKIRDPLTDEEMEPDERLMRSIEEQIGISENAKKAFREEILIRISAYSRKGKKFEYNNHDRLREAIEKKLFTDLKDIVKITTSSKTPDESQLKRINEVCARLIDGHHYCPICANELLKYVGSLLNR; this is encoded by the coding sequence ATGGATATTTTTGAGCGAATAGCTTCGTATCGGGCTGAGAACGACCGTTTGGCGTGGAGCGGGACCTTCAAGCAGTATATAGAACTTTTGAGAAAAGACCCCTCTCCCGCTAAGACCGCTCACTCCCGCGTTTATGACATGATTAAGTCGCACGGCGTAGAGGACATAAACGGACGCAAACGCTATAAGTTTTTTGAACAGGAGATTTTTGGACTTGATCGTGCAGTCGAAAAGTTGGTCGAGGAATATTTTCATTCTGCAGCACGCCGGCTTGATGTTCGTAAACGGATTTTACTATTGATGGGACCTGTCAGTGGGGGGAAATCGACCCTAGTCACGCTGTTAAAAAGAGGTTTGGAACAATACTCGCGGACCGATGCGGGTGCGGTATATGCGATTGAGGGCTGCCCGATGCATGAAGATCCACTACATTTGATTCCCCTGGAGCTTCGTCCAGAGATTGAAAAAGAACTCGGTGTGCGTATTGAGGGCAACTTGTGCCCGTCCTGCCAAATGCGGCTGAGAAATGATTATGCGGGAGATATTGAGCAGGTGAAAGTGGCTCGTGTCATTTTGTCAGAAGAAGAGCGGGTAGGTATTGGTACCTTTAGTCCATCCGATCCGAAGTCGCAAGATATCGCCGATTTGACAGGAAGTATCGACTTTTCGACCATCACTGAATTTGGTTCGGAATCCGATCCGCGCGCTTACCGTTTTGACGGAGAGCTCAATAAAGCTAACCGTGGACTGATGGAGTTTCAGGAAATGCTCAAATGCGATGAAAAGTTTCTGTGGAACCTGCTGTCACTGACGCAAGAAGGCAATTTCAAGGCTGGTCGATTCGCGCTGATCAGTGCGGATGAAATGATCATAGCTCACACCAATGAAACCGAGTATAAGTCGTTTATTTCTAATAAAAAGAATGAAGCGCTCCAGTCCCGTATGATTGTCATGCCTGTTCCGTATAACCTTAGAGTATCGGAAGAGGAAAAAATCTACGCGAAGCTGATCGCCCAGAGTGATATGAACCATGTGCATATTGCGCCGCATGCGCTACGTGCCGCTGCTATTTTCTCAATCCTAACCCGTCTGAAAGAAAGCAAAAAACAAGGCATGGATCTGATCAAAAAGCTTCGCATGTATGATGGTGAAGAGGTCGAGGGCTACAAAGAAGCAGATCTTAAGGAGATGCAAACGGAGTATTTGGATGAGGGCATGTCCGGAATTGATCCGCGGTATGTTATCAACCGGATTTCCAGCGCTTTGATCAAAGGTGATCTGCAGTGCATGAACGCACTGGATGTGCTTCGGGCAATTAAAGACGGCCTGGATCAGCATCCATCGATTACGAAAGAGGAGCGGGAGCGTTATTTGAACTTCATCTCCATTGCTCGCAAGGAATATGACATTCTGGCCAAGAGCGAAGTGCAAAAGGCCTTCGTCTACTCCTTCGAGGAATCCGCCAAGACATTATTTGAGAATTATCTCGATAATATCGAAGCCTTCTGCAATTGGTCCAAAATCCGCGATCCGCTTACGGATGAGGAAATGGAGCCAGATGAGCGGTTAATGCGTTCGATTGAAGAGCAAATTGGCATCTCCGAGAATGCGAAAAAAGCGTTCCGTGAAGAGATTTTGATCCGTATTTCCGCGTATTCACGCAAAGGGAAGAAATTTGAGTACAACAACCATGACCGCCTGCGGGAAGCGATTGAGAAGAAGCTATTCACAGATCTCAAAGATATCGTCAAAATCACCACCTCGTCCAAAACGCCGGATGAAAGTCAGCTCAAACGGATCAACGAGGTATGTGCTAGACTGATTGATGGGCACCACTACTGCCCAATTTGCGCCAATGAGCTGCTGAAGTATGTGGGAAGTCTGCTTAATCGGTAA
- a CDS encoding AraC family transcriptional regulator, giving the protein MKSPYGGRLVLHLNYSKDIEKCVEYIEAHIKENITVEEIAAEVGYSVFHFCRVFSLCKEMSVMEYVRSRKLSLASIELFAGRRIIDIALDYGFETQSGFTKAFRKAFGYSPTQYAARMDGFAKGKTIEIGGYIMKPVIVRKPAFKVAGYGIQTNVAGSMYTKDVASFWSHYEGENLESKMYKLLNPPKHGEVGLCIPSSDNGNATYLLGVIVEDYSKVEDDMLTMDVPEAEYAVFTTPPVDTTTDIEQVEFVQVIKSTWKYIFEEWFKDSGYVYDDSKLDFEFYDERCHSRPDTVMEIYVPVKKSTE; this is encoded by the coding sequence ATGAAATCACCGTACGGGGGAAGGCTGGTGCTGCACTTGAATTACAGTAAAGATATAGAGAAATGTGTTGAATATATTGAAGCTCATATCAAAGAAAATATAACCGTGGAAGAAATAGCCGCTGAGGTTGGATATTCGGTGTTTCATTTTTGCCGAGTGTTCAGCTTATGCAAGGAAATGTCCGTGATGGAATATGTGCGGAGCCGGAAATTATCTTTAGCGTCGATTGAATTGTTTGCCGGTAGAAGGATCATTGATATTGCGCTGGACTATGGTTTTGAGACACAAAGTGGATTTACTAAGGCCTTCCGCAAGGCTTTTGGCTATAGTCCGACACAATATGCCGCAAGGATGGACGGATTTGCTAAAGGAAAAACAATTGAAATCGGAGGTTATATTATGAAGCCTGTTATTGTTCGCAAGCCTGCATTTAAGGTCGCTGGTTATGGGATCCAAACTAATGTTGCGGGAAGTATGTACACTAAGGATGTTGCTTCTTTTTGGAGCCATTATGAAGGTGAGAATTTGGAGTCCAAAATGTATAAACTACTAAACCCGCCTAAACACGGAGAAGTCGGTTTGTGTATACCATCCTCGGATAATGGCAATGCGACCTATCTTCTGGGTGTTATTGTGGAGGACTACTCCAAGGTGGAAGATGATATGTTGACGATGGATGTGCCTGAAGCCGAGTATGCTGTGTTCACAACACCGCCAGTGGACACTACAACGGATATTGAACAAGTGGAATTTGTGCAGGTCATAAAAAGCACTTGGAAATATATCTTCGAAGAATGGTTTAAGGATAGTGGCTACGTCTATGATGACAGTAAGCTGGATTTCGAGTTCTATGACGAACGCTGCCATTCGCGGCCAGATACGGTGATGGAGATTTATGTTCCTGTGAAAAAATCGACTGAATGA
- a CDS encoding GNAT family N-acetyltransferase: MIREAKVEDWQDIAELLEQLDYPETKAFLQEKIEKLILHPDEELLVFEEDHKVVACISMHYIPQLGLAGDTAIISYLVVSNAIRSKGIGRLLEEYCTDLARKRNCDRIQVHCHSRRTDAHRFYARQGFTEAPKYFSKMLNESE; the protein is encoded by the coding sequence ATGATTAGAGAAGCGAAGGTAGAGGACTGGCAAGACATAGCTGAATTATTAGAACAACTGGATTATCCAGAAACTAAGGCGTTCTTGCAAGAAAAAATAGAGAAGCTAATCCTGCATCCGGACGAGGAGCTATTAGTTTTTGAGGAAGATCATAAAGTAGTCGCTTGCATTTCCATGCATTACATACCTCAATTAGGACTTGCGGGAGATACTGCAATCATAAGTTATCTCGTGGTAAGTAATGCCATTAGGAGCAAGGGAATTGGACGGCTGCTTGAGGAATATTGCACTGATTTAGCTAGAAAAAGAAACTGTGACCGAATTCAAGTACATTGTCACTCCAGAAGAACTGATGCGCATAGATTTTATGCTCGACAAGGATTTACTGAGGCTCCGAAATATTTTTCAAAGATGTTAAATGAATCTGAATAA
- a CDS encoding SpoVR family protein, whose translation MPSEEINALERAIAEITEIATGFGLDFYPMRYEICPADIIYTFGAYGMPTRFGHWSFGKTFHKMKSQYDFGLSKIYELVINSNPCYAFLLDGNSLIQNKLIVAHVLAHCDFFKNNMRFSMSNRDMVESMSATADRIAGYSVTYGTDAVEKFIDSVLAIQEHIDPSLIQPRKLGKTHLLEAKMKELKDAPPGGSKSTNPYDELWNLDKSNSGPQEAPSGNRAFPPEPEKDIVWFIQQYSTVLEDWQRDIMTMLHDEMLYFWPQMETKIMNEGWASYWHQRIVRELDLTVEETVEYAKLNSSVVQPSRQSLNPYYLGLKIFEDIERRWDREKIFEVRELESDTSFIRSYLSKELVNDLDLYVFEKKGPEWKITDKAWENVRDQLVLARVNGGSPYLVIEDADFEKNGELFITHRYESIELDLKYLERTLPHIYSLWGRTVHLQTVVEDKKARFSYDGKKVQRKFI comes from the coding sequence ATGCCAAGCGAAGAAATTAATGCGCTGGAGCGGGCGATTGCTGAAATTACGGAAATAGCTACTGGCTTTGGCTTGGATTTTTATCCTATGCGTTATGAAATATGCCCTGCCGATATTATTTATACATTCGGTGCTTATGGAATGCCTACACGATTTGGTCACTGGAGCTTCGGAAAAACGTTTCACAAAATGAAATCCCAATACGATTTCGGGCTGAGTAAAATATACGAGCTCGTCATTAACTCTAACCCTTGTTATGCCTTCCTGCTCGACGGAAACTCCCTGATTCAGAACAAGCTGATTGTAGCTCACGTGCTGGCGCACTGTGATTTTTTCAAAAATAATATGCGTTTCTCCATGTCCAACCGGGATATGGTCGAGAGCATGTCGGCTACAGCGGACCGAATCGCCGGTTATTCAGTAACCTACGGCACCGATGCTGTGGAGAAGTTCATTGATTCGGTGCTGGCCATTCAAGAGCATATAGATCCCAGCCTGATCCAGCCGCGCAAGCTAGGTAAGACCCATCTGCTGGAAGCCAAAATGAAAGAACTCAAGGATGCTCCTCCGGGTGGATCCAAATCAACTAATCCGTATGACGAGTTATGGAATCTAGACAAGAGCAATTCTGGGCCACAGGAAGCACCATCCGGAAACCGTGCTTTCCCACCTGAGCCGGAAAAAGATATTGTCTGGTTCATCCAGCAATATTCCACCGTCTTGGAGGATTGGCAACGCGACATTATGACGATGCTCCATGATGAAATGCTCTACTTCTGGCCGCAGATGGAGACGAAGATCATGAACGAAGGCTGGGCTTCGTACTGGCATCAGCGCATCGTCCGTGAACTGGATCTGACGGTTGAGGAAACCGTAGAATACGCTAAACTAAATTCCTCCGTCGTGCAGCCTTCACGGCAAAGCCTGAATCCATACTACCTGGGACTAAAAATCTTTGAAGACATCGAACGCCGCTGGGACCGCGAGAAAATATTTGAGGTTCGCGAATTGGAGTCTGATACCTCTTTTATCCGTAGCTATCTGTCCAAGGAACTGGTGAACGACCTCGATCTTTATGTTTTTGAGAAAAAAGGCCCGGAATGGAAAATCACCGACAAAGCATGGGAAAACGTACGTGATCAACTGGTACTCGCTCGAGTCAATGGCGGGTCTCCTTACTTGGTCATTGAGGATGCCGACTTCGAGAAGAATGGCGAATTATTTATCACCCACCGCTATGAAAGTATCGAGCTGGATCTGAAGTACCTCGAGCGCACACTCCCGCATATTTACTCCTTATGGGGGCGCACCGTTCATCTACAGACCGTCGTGGAGGATAAAAAGGCGCGGTTCTCGTATGATGGCAAGAAGGTGCAGCGGAAGTTTATTTAA
- a CDS encoding helix-turn-helix domain-containing protein, which yields MRKFKINILWKFLLSYIIVLLLPLSVIIFYYYPYSNSIVKNNILDWNTHITEQVASSMDLFMRPIYSLPTSIVANPEIKLSLLKNDAYQRYVVANEMKKYKTTDTLLNDTFLYIKQSGYLFSSTGYIYELERFMNPKNGYVYTSWSQEHFSQEINEINSIQVRPSEDVTILGEGRVKMITVMLPLPLGVDQSEGCVIYMIRHDTIERMMKSVSNSYSGDFIILDQHNNPIFSLNQRDDLRDANFKQFIQQLQASPSGGEMDYDGEAYIASQTVSKQNGWKYISMNPLESILLETKETQRNTIILVISILLTEIIIIYLSIRNNYAPIKSLVQFSRHAFKGNTESGGNEFDIIRSTIQNLFQSKEQLDRNVQSIVPKLRDNILYEIISGQYSSLQDMLLEAKSYGITFTYAKCTTVVINVVGDIEQVFEIVKSVELQPEDALEGYFIRSIHNDDILFISTHTAEQALREMFMKLQGEIEWVTGAKLVIGIGNTVDNPGEFHASYINALRTVEHLRIKNEDSILSFHDLMQLRNEPVPYPAETIQSLELFIMTGDVTEVQNTVHRLIEFLQHDRTPPYIIRAVFVNISTIILNNLIRLKHQGNMEQLGITSFHNRITVAQITEILEKSADILCELMASSRTSSKAATLDEVLQYIQENQFDINFSLQAVADHFGMSVSNFSHYFKKNAGQNFKDFMDGRRINHSKQLLIHSDETIDWIAGKVGYTNPSSFIRAFKKHVGVTPGQFRLFNK from the coding sequence ATGCGCAAATTCAAAATAAACATTTTATGGAAATTTCTACTTTCATATATCATTGTCTTGTTGTTGCCGCTTTCTGTTATTATTTTTTATTACTATCCATATTCCAATTCGATTGTAAAGAATAATATATTGGACTGGAATACACATATTACCGAGCAAGTAGCCAGCAGTATGGATCTGTTTATGCGGCCGATCTATTCTCTTCCTACTTCGATTGTAGCTAATCCTGAGATCAAATTATCCCTTTTAAAAAATGATGCATACCAGAGATACGTCGTAGCTAATGAGATGAAGAAATACAAAACAACGGATACCCTCTTGAATGATACTTTCTTATATATCAAACAAAGTGGGTATCTGTTCTCAAGTACAGGGTATATCTATGAGCTGGAGCGCTTTATGAATCCCAAAAATGGCTATGTATATACTTCTTGGAGTCAAGAGCATTTCAGCCAAGAGATCAATGAAATCAACTCGATTCAAGTTCGTCCATCAGAGGATGTTACCATTCTTGGCGAAGGCCGAGTTAAGATGATTACGGTGATGCTTCCTCTTCCTCTAGGCGTCGACCAATCCGAAGGCTGCGTCATCTATATGATCAGGCATGATACGATCGAACGAATGATGAAATCAGTGTCTAATAGCTATTCAGGTGATTTCATCATTCTTGATCAACATAACAACCCTATCTTCTCACTCAACCAACGTGATGATTTGCGTGATGCGAATTTCAAGCAATTTATTCAACAGCTGCAAGCATCGCCATCAGGCGGTGAAATGGATTATGACGGAGAAGCTTATATTGCCTCCCAGACCGTTTCCAAGCAGAATGGCTGGAAATACATAAGCATGAATCCGCTGGAATCGATACTTCTAGAGACGAAGGAAACGCAGCGCAATACAATCATTCTGGTTATATCCATCCTACTCACTGAGATCATTATCATCTATTTATCCATCCGTAATAATTACGCCCCGATTAAGTCTCTTGTCCAATTCTCCAGGCATGCATTTAAAGGCAACACGGAGAGTGGTGGCAATGAGTTTGATATTATACGCTCCACAATCCAGAATCTGTTCCAGTCAAAAGAGCAATTAGACCGGAATGTCCAAAGCATCGTTCCGAAGTTACGCGATAATATTCTATATGAAATCATAAGTGGACAGTACTCTTCACTCCAAGACATGCTGCTAGAGGCAAAGTCCTATGGCATCACCTTTACGTATGCGAAATGCACGACTGTGGTCATCAATGTGGTTGGAGATATCGAGCAAGTATTTGAAATTGTGAAGAGCGTTGAATTACAGCCCGAGGACGCACTGGAAGGGTATTTTATTCGAAGTATTCATAATGATGATATTCTATTTATTTCCACACATACAGCGGAGCAAGCATTACGGGAGATGTTCATGAAGCTACAGGGTGAGATTGAATGGGTTACCGGTGCTAAGCTTGTGATCGGAATAGGAAATACCGTTGATAATCCAGGTGAATTTCACGCTTCCTATATTAATGCGCTTAGAACAGTCGAACATTTGCGCATCAAGAATGAAGATTCCATCCTGTCCTTTCATGATCTGATGCAGCTGCGGAATGAGCCTGTACCTTATCCAGCAGAAACGATACAATCGCTGGAATTGTTCATCATGACGGGTGATGTCACCGAAGTGCAGAACACCGTTCATCGACTCATTGAATTTCTTCAACATGATCGAACGCCTCCTTATATAATTCGGGCTGTATTTGTAAATATCTCGACCATTATATTAAACAATCTGATCCGTTTGAAGCATCAGGGGAATATGGAGCAGCTTGGGATCACATCGTTTCATAATCGAATTACGGTAGCCCAAATCACTGAGATTTTAGAGAAAAGCGCGGATATATTATGTGAATTGATGGCTAGTTCACGTACTTCCTCTAAGGCTGCTACATTGGATGAAGTGCTTCAATATATTCAAGAGAATCAGTTCGATATCAACTTCTCACTACAAGCTGTTGCCGATCACTTTGGAATGTCAGTGTCGAATTTTAGCCACTATTTCAAGAAGAACGCCGGGCAGAACTTTAAAGATTTTATGGATGGGCGCCGAATCAATCATTCGAAGCAGCTGCTTATCCATTCCGATGAAACCATTGATTGGATTGCAGGCAAGGTGGGCTATACTAACCCTTCCAGCTTTATTCGCGCCTTCAAAAAACATGTAGGGGTCACACCTGGGCAATTCAGATTGTTTAACAAGTGA
- a CDS encoding extracellular solute-binding protein, with amino-acid sequence MRGMRRWVVVVCMLMLPVITLLQGCSANNESDYAREHIAELQDRVQISVMTPTHQLSKNLQDIPYLNHIASDANIHVNWMQKRNGWEEAKSAALTSGELPDAFLAGLTDQDIIGNKDEFVDLSEYIDKYAPNIKRMFEEVPETKRVSTFPNGMMYSLPGVRPINTDSYNVLMINKKWLDKLGLTEPTTLDELREVLSAFRNGDPNGNGKQDELGMDWWAGAGGSLGSRGLFSVTSLLGAYGVTDNFTEEMIGVTKGQIRFLFESDEYKSLVSYLAELWKEKLINPDVFTQDYSGMKASAQQDDVATVGVTFGWSLTDRVGKWADEYVALPPLRSSINVEALWPTSPSRVRITTNLFSMTTANPHPIETIQWIDQFYSEENSIQGYYGSIPDYVTKEPDGIYTIVPAPEGDQDTQQWTNALVDNGPLYFSQSLENKTIVPPAVTIRRELDSIYKAYEPKPEDIYPMIKFSSEELNEMALAKSDIFKLVDEKFAEWIMNSTIDKEWDQYINQLKQIGLPVLYRIYQQGYEDYYAQPNLNVNNN; translated from the coding sequence ATGCGAGGAATGAGACGATGGGTTGTAGTGGTATGTATGCTTATGCTACCGGTGATTACTCTGCTTCAGGGATGCAGTGCGAATAATGAGTCTGACTATGCTAGAGAGCACATTGCAGAGTTGCAAGACAGGGTACAGATTAGCGTGATGACACCTACACATCAGCTATCCAAGAATCTTCAGGATATTCCTTATTTGAATCACATCGCTTCTGATGCAAACATTCATGTGAACTGGATGCAGAAACGTAACGGATGGGAAGAAGCGAAAAGCGCTGCTCTGACAAGCGGAGAATTGCCTGATGCTTTTTTGGCTGGATTGACCGATCAGGATATCATCGGGAATAAGGATGAATTCGTAGACCTTAGCGAATATATCGATAAATATGCCCCGAATATCAAGAGAATGTTTGAGGAAGTTCCCGAAACCAAACGGGTGAGTACATTTCCGAATGGGATGATGTATTCTCTTCCCGGTGTAAGACCGATTAATACAGATAGCTATAATGTCTTGATGATTAATAAGAAATGGCTGGATAAGCTAGGGCTGACAGAACCGACCACGCTGGATGAACTGCGCGAGGTATTAAGCGCCTTTCGCAATGGAGATCCCAATGGCAACGGGAAGCAGGATGAGCTTGGAATGGACTGGTGGGCAGGTGCTGGAGGAAGTCTGGGGAGCAGAGGTCTATTTAGTGTGACCAGTTTGCTCGGCGCTTATGGAGTGACGGATAATTTCACCGAAGAAATGATCGGAGTGACGAAAGGGCAGATCCGCTTTTTGTTCGAAAGTGATGAATATAAGAGCCTAGTCTCTTACCTGGCAGAGCTCTGGAAGGAAAAGCTGATCAATCCTGATGTGTTCACGCAAGATTATTCCGGGATGAAAGCGAGTGCGCAACAAGATGATGTGGCAACGGTTGGTGTGACCTTCGGCTGGTCATTAACAGATCGTGTAGGTAAATGGGCCGATGAATATGTGGCTTTACCGCCTCTGCGTAGCAGTATTAATGTGGAGGCATTATGGCCAACGAGTCCTTCTCGCGTAAGAATAACAACCAATCTGTTTAGCATGACAACAGCTAACCCGCATCCTATCGAGACCATTCAATGGATCGATCAATTCTACTCCGAGGAAAATTCGATCCAAGGCTATTACGGCTCCATACCTGATTATGTGACTAAGGAGCCTGACGGCATATATACCATAGTTCCCGCTCCAGAAGGTGATCAGGATACACAGCAATGGACGAATGCTCTCGTGGATAATGGTCCGCTATACTTTTCGCAGTCATTGGAGAACAAAACGATTGTTCCTCCCGCGGTAACGATACGAAGAGAATTGGACAGCATCTATAAAGCTTATGAGCCTAAACCTGAGGACATCTATCCGATGATAAAATTTTCGTCAGAGGAGCTTAATGAGATGGCCTTGGCCAAATCGGATATATTTAAACTGGTGGATGAGAAATTTGCGGAATGGATTATGAATTCAACTATAGATAAAGAATGGGATCAGTACATTAATCAGCTGAAACAAATAGGATTGCCAGTACTGTACAGAATATATCAACAGGGGTATGAGGATTATTATGCTCAACCAAATTTGAACGTCAACAATAATTGA